From Chryseobacterium sp. H1D6B, a single genomic window includes:
- the rplF gene encoding 50S ribosomal protein L6, protein MSRIGKAIITVPSGVTVTENNGIVTVKGPKGELSQELTEGITLEQQDGVLTFSRPSDSKQHRALHGLYRALINNMILGTAEGFTKKLELVGVGYRASHSGQKLELALGFSHGIVLELPKEVVIDTLTEKGKNPIITLTSYDKQLLGMVAAKIRSFRKPEPYKGKGVRFVGEIVRRKAGKSA, encoded by the coding sequence ATGTCAAGAATTGGTAAAGCAATTATAACAGTTCCTTCAGGTGTTACAGTTACCGAAAATAACGGTATTGTAACGGTAAAAGGTCCAAAAGGAGAACTTTCTCAGGAGCTTACAGAAGGAATTACTTTAGAACAACAAGATGGCGTGCTTACATTCAGCAGACCGTCTGATTCTAAACAACACAGAGCGCTTCATGGTTTATACAGAGCGTTAATCAATAACATGATTTTGGGAACTGCTGAAGGTTTCACAAAAAAGTTAGAACTAGTAGGGGTAGGATACAGAGCTTCTCACTCAGGTCAAAAACTTGAGTTAGCTTTAGGATTCTCTCACGGTATTGTTTTAGAACTTCCAAAAGAAGTTGTAATAGATACATTGACTGAAAAAGGTAAAAATCCAATTATTACTTTAACGTCTTACGACAAGCAACTTCTTGGAATGGTAGCGGCGAAAATCCGTTCATTCAGAAAGCCTGAGCCGTACAAAGGAAAAGGTGTAAGATTCGTTGGGGAAATTGTTAGACGTAAAGCTGGTAAATCTGCTTAA
- the rplP gene encoding 50S ribosomal protein L16: protein MLQPKRTKFRRVHKMKMKGIAQRGNQLAYGTFGIKATEGAWITARQIEAARIAATRYMKREGQLWIKIFPDKPITKKPAEVRMGKGKGAVEYWVAVVKPGKIMFEVGGVPYDVAKEALRLAAQKLPVVTKFVVANDFVKPL from the coding sequence ATGTTACAACCAAAAAGAACCAAATTCCGTAGAGTTCATAAAATGAAGATGAAGGGGATTGCCCAAAGAGGTAATCAACTTGCTTACGGAACTTTCGGAATCAAAGCTACAGAAGGTGCTTGGATCACTGCAAGACAGATTGAAGCAGCACGTATCGCGGCTACAAGATATATGAAAAGAGAAGGTCAACTATGGATCAAAATTTTCCCAGATAAGCCTATTACTAAAAAACCTGCCGAAGTAAGGATGGGTAAAGGTAAAGGTGCTGTGGAATATTGGGTAGCTGTAGTAAAACCAGGTAAAATTATGTTCGAAGTAGGGGGTGTCCCTTACGATGTAGCGAAAGAAGCATTAAGACTTGCTGCACAGAAATTACCTGTAGTTACCAAATTTGTAGTTGCTAACGATTTTGTTAAACCTCTTTAA
- the rpsE gene encoding 30S ribosomal protein S5 — protein sequence MLGLDNIERVKPGGLELKDRLVAVNRVTKVTKGGRAFGFSAIVVVGNEEGVIGYGLGKSKEVASAIAKAVEDAKKNLVKVPVMNHTIPHQTTARYGGADIFLRPASHGTGLIAGGAVRAVLESAGIHDILSKSKGSSNPHNVVKATFKALLDIRRPEEIARMRGVSLSKVFNG from the coding sequence ATGTTAGGACTAGATAATATAGAAAGAGTAAAACCGGGAGGATTAGAATTAAAAGATCGTCTCGTAGCTGTTAACAGAGTAACAAAAGTAACTAAAGGAGGTAGAGCTTTCGGATTTTCTGCCATCGTAGTTGTTGGTAACGAAGAAGGAGTTATCGGTTACGGTTTAGGGAAATCTAAAGAGGTTGCTTCTGCAATTGCTAAAGCAGTTGAAGACGCTAAGAAAAACCTTGTAAAGGTTCCTGTAATGAATCATACAATCCCTCACCAGACTACTGCTAGATACGGAGGCGCAGATATCTTTTTAAGACCTGCTTCACACGGTACTGGACTTATCGCCGGTGGTGCGGTAAGAGCGGTATTGGAATCTGCTGGTATTCACGATATCCTTTCAAAATCTAAAGGATCTTCTAACCCTCACAATGTTGTGAAAGCTACTTTCAAAGCATTGTTAGACATCAGAAGACCTGAAGAAATTGCAAGAATGAGAGGAGTTTCTCTAAGTAAAGTGTTTAACGGTTAA
- the rpmJ gene encoding 50S ribosomal protein L36, whose product MKVRASIKKRSADCKIVRRKGVLFVINKKNPKFKQRQG is encoded by the coding sequence ATGAAAGTTAGAGCATCAATCAAAAAAAGAAGCGCTGATTGCAAGATTGTACGCAGAAAAGGTGTGCTTTTCGTAATCAACAAGAAGAACCCAAAATTTAAACAAAGACAAGGCTAA
- the rpsK gene encoding 30S ribosomal protein S11 — protein MAKQTKVVKKRKVKVEAIGEAHIQASFNNIIISLTNKSGEVISWASAGKMGFRGSKKNTPFAAQMAAENCSNVAHEAGLRRVKVFVKGPGAGRESAIRTIHNSGIEVSEIIDVTPMPHNGCRPPKRRRV, from the coding sequence ATGGCAAAACAAACTAAAGTAGTTAAAAAAAGAAAAGTAAAAGTTGAAGCTATTGGTGAAGCTCATATTCAAGCTTCTTTCAATAATATCATCATTTCTTTAACAAATAAAAGCGGAGAAGTTATCTCTTGGGCGTCTGCCGGTAAAATGGGTTTCAGAGGTTCTAAAAAGAATACTCCATTTGCTGCTCAAATGGCAGCTGAAAATTGCTCTAATGTAGCTCATGAAGCTGGTTTAAGAAGAGTAAAGGTGTTTGTGAAAGGTCCTGGTGCAGGTAGAGAATCTGCTATCAGAACGATCCACAATTCAGGTATTGAAGTTAGCGAAATCATTGATGTGACTCCTATGCCGCACAATGGATGTAGACCACCAAAAAGAAGAAGAGTTTAA
- the rplR gene encoding 50S ribosomal protein L18, whose amino-acid sequence MALSKLEKRIRIKRRVRGKISGSSELPRLSVYKSNKEIYAQLIDDKDGKTLVAASSREKGVDANGTKTEISAAVGKAIAAKAIAAGIASVVFDRNGFVYHGRVKALADGAREGGLKF is encoded by the coding sequence ATGGCATTAAGTAAATTAGAAAAAAGAATAAGAATAAAAAGAAGAGTAAGAGGAAAAATCTCTGGATCTTCTGAATTGCCAAGATTATCTGTATATAAGAGTAATAAGGAAATTTACGCTCAGTTAATCGATGATAAAGATGGTAAAACTTTAGTAGCTGCTTCTTCTAGAGAGAAAGGAGTTGATGCTAATGGTACTAAGACTGAAATTTCTGCTGCTGTAGGTAAAGCAATTGCTGCTAAAGCAATCGCTGCAGGAATTGCATCTGTTGTGTTTGATAGAAACGGTTTCGTATACCATGGAAGAGTTAAGGCTCTTGCTGATGGTGCGAGAGAAGGAGGACTTAAATTCTAA
- the rplO gene encoding 50S ribosomal protein L15: MNLNNIKPAAGATHNSKRIGRGQGSGKGGTATKGHKGQKARAGYSQKIGFEGGQMPLQRRLPKFGFKNVNRKEFRAINLDDIQILIENKSVTGDITKEVLVLHGLATKNELVKIMGRGELKSAVSISADKFTKSAEELIAKAGGKAITL, translated from the coding sequence ATGAATTTAAACAACATAAAGCCTGCTGCAGGTGCTACTCATAATTCTAAAAGAATTGGTAGAGGGCAAGGTAGTGGAAAAGGAGGTACTGCTACTAAAGGACATAAAGGACAAAAAGCAAGAGCTGGTTATTCACAAAAAATCGGTTTTGAAGGAGGTCAGATGCCTTTACAAAGAAGATTACCTAAATTCGGTTTCAAAAATGTAAACAGAAAAGAATTTAGAGCTATTAACTTAGATGATATTCAAATTTTAATTGAAAATAAATCTGTAACAGGAGATATTACAAAAGAAGTTTTAGTATTACACGGTTTAGCTACTAAAAATGAATTAGTGAAAATTATGGGTAGAGGAGAGTTGAAATCTGCGGTTTCAATCTCTGCTGACAAGTTCACTAAATCTGCTGAAGAGCTTATTGCTAAAGCAGGTGGAAAAGCAATTACCTTATAA
- the rplX gene encoding 50S ribosomal protein L24, whose protein sequence is MSKLKIKRGDNVIITTGKKDIKGKTGEVIEVIKKEGKDPRVIVAGLNIIKKHVKPSASNPQGGIVEREASIHISNIALVGKDGKAVKVGYKTEGDKKVRIDKKTGETL, encoded by the coding sequence ATGTCAAAGTTAAAAATAAAAAGAGGAGATAACGTAATCATTACTACTGGTAAGAAAGATATCAAAGGTAAAACTGGTGAAGTTATTGAAGTGATTAAGAAAGAAGGGAAAGATCCTAGAGTAATCGTTGCAGGACTTAACATCATTAAGAAACACGTTAAGCCTTCAGCTTCAAATCCTCAAGGAGGAATTGTAGAAAGAGAAGCTTCTATTCATATCTCTAACATCGCTTTAGTTGGAAAAGACGGAAAAGCGGTAAAAGTAGGTTACAAAACTGAAGGAGATAAGAAAGTAAGAATCGATAAAAAAACGGGTGAAACCTTATAA
- the rplN gene encoding 50S ribosomal protein L14 produces the protein MLQTESRLKVADNTGAKEVLVIRVLGGTRRRYASVGDKIVVTIKDSTPSGNAKKGQVSKAVVVRTKKAVRRKDGSYIKFEDNACVLLNAGGEMRGTRVFGPVARELRDKEYMKIISLAPEVL, from the coding sequence ATGTTACAAACAGAATCAAGATTAAAAGTTGCTGATAACACAGGTGCTAAAGAGGTATTAGTTATCAGAGTTCTGGGAGGTACCAGAAGAAGATATGCTTCAGTTGGTGATAAAATCGTAGTTACTATTAAAGATTCTACACCATCAGGAAACGCAAAGAAAGGTCAAGTATCTAAAGCGGTAGTAGTAAGAACTAAAAAAGCAGTGAGAAGAAAAGATGGTTCATACATCAAATTCGAAGACAATGCTTGTGTTTTACTAAACGCTGGTGGAGAAATGAGAGGAACTCGTGTTTTCGGACCCGTTGCTCGTGAGTTGAGAGACAAAGAATATATGAAGATCATTTCATTGGCTCCTGAAGTACTTTAA
- the secY gene encoding preprotein translocase subunit SecY: protein MKEFIQTLKNIWSLKELRDKILFTLGIILVYRFASYISLPAINLAEVGDLLEHYKSQGGNKQGAGLLGLLSSFTGGAFSHASVMALGIMPYISASIIVQLMGMAIPYLQKLQKDGESGRNTLNQITRWLTIGVCLVQAPSYLTSITQLFLPYAQFQSAYYVEPNSIMFWLPSIVILVAGSVFAMWLGEKITDKGIGNGISILIMVGILSRLPEAFVQEIAVQNGKGGMGSIMILIEVIFWMLVVLLAVVLSVAVRKIPIQYVSRAQARGGVNRNLMQGARQWIPLKVNAAGVMPIIFAQALMFVPGLLTKFDESNTFLAGFKNVFSWQYNVLFALLIIIFSFFYTAITIPVNQMADDLKRNGGLVPKVRPGKETADYLDDILSKITLPGAIFLSIFAILPAIVHGSFVQTDAFALFFGGTSLLIMVGVILDTVQQINTYLLNHHYDGLMQSKLSRTTGY, encoded by the coding sequence ATGAAAGAATTTATACAAACCCTCAAAAATATTTGGAGCCTAAAAGAATTAAGGGATAAAATTCTCTTTACTTTAGGGATTATCCTTGTGTATAGATTCGCATCTTATATCTCTTTACCTGCAATTAACCTTGCAGAAGTAGGAGATCTCTTAGAGCATTATAAAAGTCAAGGCGGTAACAAGCAAGGAGCAGGTCTCCTTGGCTTGCTTTCGTCGTTTACGGGAGGGGCTTTCAGCCATGCTTCTGTGATGGCATTAGGCATCATGCCTTATATTTCTGCTTCTATTATCGTTCAGTTGATGGGAATGGCTATTCCTTATCTTCAGAAGCTTCAAAAAGATGGAGAGTCAGGTAGAAATACATTGAATCAGATTACTAGATGGTTAACGATTGGGGTTTGTTTAGTACAGGCACCTTCGTATTTAACTTCTATTACTCAATTATTCTTACCTTATGCTCAATTCCAGTCTGCATATTATGTAGAGCCAAATTCTATTATGTTCTGGTTGCCAAGTATTGTAATCTTGGTGGCAGGTTCTGTATTTGCAATGTGGTTAGGTGAAAAAATTACCGATAAAGGTATTGGAAATGGTATTTCTATCCTTATTATGGTAGGTATTTTATCTAGACTTCCTGAAGCATTTGTACAAGAAATCGCAGTTCAAAACGGAAAAGGAGGAATGGGATCTATCATGATTCTTATTGAAGTGATCTTCTGGATGCTGGTTGTTCTTTTAGCAGTAGTATTATCTGTTGCTGTAAGGAAAATTCCAATTCAGTATGTAAGCAGAGCTCAAGCAAGAGGAGGTGTAAACAGAAATCTTATGCAGGGAGCAAGACAGTGGATTCCATTAAAAGTTAATGCAGCTGGAGTTATGCCGATCATTTTTGCGCAAGCACTAATGTTCGTACCAGGTTTATTAACGAAATTTGATGAATCAAATACTTTTCTTGCAGGTTTCAAGAATGTTTTCAGCTGGCAGTATAATGTACTGTTCGCACTATTAATTATTATCTTTTCATTTTTCTATACTGCAATTACAATTCCAGTAAACCAAATGGCTGATGATTTAAAGAGGAACGGAGGTTTAGTACCGAAAGTAAGACCCGGTAAAGAGACGGCTGATTATTTAGATGATATTTTATCAAAAATTACCTTGCCAGGTGCAATATTTTTATCTATCTTTGCAATCCTTCCGGCAATTGTGCATGGAAGCTTCGTTCAGACGGATGCGTTCGCCCTATTTTTTGGGGGAACATCATTATTGATTATGGTTGGAGTAATTTTAGATACTGTTCAACAGATCAATACGTATCTGCTGAACCATCATTATGATGGCTTAATGCAGTCTAAATTATCAAGAACGACTGGATATTAA
- the rpsN gene encoding 30S ribosomal protein S14 encodes MAKESMKARERKREALVAKYADKRKALKEAGDYEGLQKLPKNASPVRLHNRCKLTGRPRGYMRTFGLSRVTFREMANNGLIPGVKKASW; translated from the coding sequence ATGGCTAAAGAATCAATGAAAGCGCGTGAGCGCAAAAGAGAAGCACTAGTTGCTAAATACGCTGACAAAAGAAAAGCTTTGAAAGAAGCAGGTGATTATGAAGGACTTCAGAAATTACCTAAAAATGCTTCTCCTGTAAGATTACACAACAGATGTAAATTAACAGGTAGACCAAGAGGGTACATGAGAACTTTCGGTCTTTCAAGAGTAACTTTTAGAGAAATGGCCAACAACGGTCTTATTCCTGGAGTTAAAAAAGCTAGTTGGTAA
- a CDS encoding DNA-directed RNA polymerase subunit alpha: protein MAILQFIKPDKVILLNSDEFKGQFEFRPLEPGFGLTIGNALRRVLLSSLEGYAISSIKIEGVEHEFSTIPGVIEDVTEIILNLKQVRLKATAENQSNEQVVAKVSGQTIITAGDLGKSINGFEILNPELIICNLNSDVTFEITFNVEKGRGYVPSEQNKSNNAPVGTIAIDSIFTPIKKVQYSIENYRVEQKTDYEKLVLDIETDGSISPQNALTEASKILIYHFMLFSDERITLETEAVKASIQYDEETLHTRQLLKSKLADMDLSVRALNCLKAAEVETLGELVSYSKSDLMKFRNFGKKSLTELEELVHSKGLNFGFDVAKYKLDADK, encoded by the coding sequence ATGGCAATTTTACAATTCATAAAACCCGATAAAGTAATTTTACTTAACTCTGATGAATTTAAAGGTCAATTCGAATTCAGACCATTAGAACCAGGTTTCGGGCTTACAATCGGTAATGCTTTGAGAAGAGTGTTGCTTTCTTCTCTGGAAGGATACGCTATTTCATCTATCAAAATAGAAGGTGTAGAGCACGAATTTTCAACTATTCCAGGAGTAATCGAAGACGTTACCGAAATTATTCTTAATCTAAAACAGGTAAGACTAAAAGCTACAGCAGAAAACCAATCTAACGAACAGGTAGTTGCTAAAGTTTCAGGTCAGACGATTATTACTGCTGGAGATTTAGGTAAGTCAATCAACGGTTTCGAGATCTTAAATCCAGAACTGATTATTTGTAACCTGAACAGTGATGTAACTTTCGAAATTACTTTCAATGTAGAAAAAGGTAGAGGGTATGTTCCTTCTGAACAAAACAAGTCAAACAATGCACCTGTAGGTACTATTGCTATTGACTCTATTTTTACGCCAATTAAGAAAGTACAGTATAGTATTGAAAATTATCGTGTAGAGCAAAAAACAGACTACGAAAAACTTGTATTAGATATTGAAACTGATGGTTCCATCAGTCCTCAAAATGCTTTAACAGAAGCTTCTAAGATATTAATTTATCACTTCATGTTGTTCTCTGATGAGAGAATCACTCTTGAAACTGAAGCTGTAAAAGCATCTATCCAATACGATGAAGAAACTCTTCATACAAGACAGCTTCTTAAGTCTAAATTAGCAGATATGGATCTTTCAGTGAGAGCTCTTAACTGTCTAAAAGCGGCTGAAGTTGAAACGTTAGGAGAACTAGTTTCTTACAGTAAGTCTGATTTGATGAAATTCAGAAATTTTGGTAAAAAATCTTTGACAGAACTAGAAGAATTAGTGCATTCAAAAGGTCTTAACTTCGGTTTCGACGTTGCAAAATATAAGTTAGACGCTGATAAATAA
- the rplQ gene encoding 50S ribosomal protein L17, whose amino-acid sequence MRHGKKFNHLGRTASHRSALLSNMACSLIEHKRINTTVAKAKALRVYVEPLLTKAKEDTTHNRRIVFSYLQSKEAVTELFRTVAPKIAERNGGYTRIIKTGFRQGDAADMALIELVDFNELYNPNEEEKKATRRSRRPAAAKKAEAVVAEAPKVEEKVEEPKADSTEEKAGE is encoded by the coding sequence ATGAGACACGGTAAAAAATTCAATCACTTAGGAAGAACTGCTTCTCACAGAAGTGCTTTACTTTCTAATATGGCTTGTTCTCTAATTGAGCATAAAAGAATCAACACTACTGTAGCTAAAGCTAAAGCTTTAAGAGTATATGTTGAGCCTCTATTAACAAAAGCAAAAGAAGATACTACACACAACAGAAGAATTGTTTTTTCATATCTTCAAAGTAAAGAAGCAGTTACTGAATTGTTCAGAACTGTAGCACCTAAAATCGCTGAAAGAAACGGCGGTTATACAAGAATCATCAAAACTGGTTTCAGACAAGGTGATGCTGCTGATATGGCGCTTATTGAGTTAGTTGATTTTAATGAGCTTTACAATCCAAATGAGGAAGAGAAAAAAGCTACAAGAAGAAGCAGAAGACCTGCTGCTGCTAAAAAAGCTGAAGCTGTAGTTGCTGAAGCTCCTAAAGTAGAAGAAAAAGTAGAAGAGCCTAAGGCTGATTCTACTGAAGAAAAAGCTGGAGAATAA
- the rpsD gene encoding 30S ribosomal protein S4 has translation MARYIGPKTKIARKFGAAIYGDDKNFEKRKNQPPGQHGPNKRRGAKKSEYAVQLAEKQKAKYTYGILERQFANLFDKAHRSKGVTGEVLLQLCESRLDNVVFRLGFGKTRSGARQLVSHRHITVNGEILNIPSYLVKAGDVIAVREKSKSLEVITNSLAAKANYEWLQFNDEKKEGTFVSAPERIQIPEDIKEQLIVELYSK, from the coding sequence ATGGCAAGATATATTGGACCTAAAACTAAGATTGCTAGAAAGTTTGGTGCTGCAATCTACGGAGATGATAAAAACTTCGAAAAGAGAAAAAACCAACCGCCAGGACAACATGGTCCTAACAAGAGAAGAGGTGCTAAAAAATCTGAATACGCAGTTCAGTTAGCTGAAAAACAAAAAGCTAAATATACTTACGGTATTTTAGAAAGACAGTTTGCGAACTTATTTGATAAAGCACACAGAAGTAAAGGAGTAACAGGTGAAGTTCTATTACAACTTTGCGAATCAAGATTGGATAACGTAGTGTTCAGATTAGGTTTTGGTAAAACAAGATCTGGTGCAAGACAATTAGTTTCTCACAGACACATCACTGTGAATGGTGAGATCCTTAATATCCCTTCTTATTTGGTAAAAGCAGGTGATGTAATCGCTGTAAGAGAAAAATCTAAATCTCTTGAAGTAATTACTAATTCTTTAGCTGCTAAAGCCAATTATGAGTGGTTACAATTCAACGATGAGAAGAAAGAAGGTACTTTCGTTTCTGCTCCTGAGAGAATCCAAATTCCGGAGGACATCAAGGAACAGCTTATTGTCGAACTTTACTCTAAATAA
- the rpsH gene encoding 30S ribosomal protein S8 yields the protein MVTDPISDFLTRVRNAQSAGHKVVEIPASKIKKEITKILFDQGYILNFKFEESAVQGTIKIALKYDKQTSKPAIKSIQRASRPGLRQYKGSDSLPRVLNGLGVAIISTSKGVMTDKKAREEKVGGEVICYVY from the coding sequence ATGGTAACAGATCCAATTTCAGATTTCCTAACAAGAGTAAGGAACGCACAAAGCGCAGGCCACAAAGTGGTGGAAATTCCTGCATCGAAAATCAAAAAGGAGATTACGAAAATCTTATTTGATCAAGGGTATATCTTAAACTTTAAGTTTGAAGAGAGCGCTGTTCAAGGGACGATCAAAATCGCTTTGAAGTATGACAAACAAACTAGCAAGCCTGCAATTAAATCTATCCAAAGAGCATCAAGACCAGGTCTAAGACAGTACAAAGGTTCTGATAGCCTTCCAAGAGTTCTTAACGGTTTGGGTGTAGCTATTATCTCTACTTCTAAAGGAGTAATGACAGATAAAAAAGCTAGAGAAGAGAAAGTAGGCGGTGAAGTAATCTGCTATGTTTATTAA
- the rpsM gene encoding 30S ribosomal protein S13, whose amino-acid sequence MARIAGIDLPKNKRGVIGLTYIYGVGRSTSTEILKNAGISEDKKVNEWNDDELAAIRTYISENVKVEGELRSEVQLNIKRLMDIGCQRGIRHRLGLPLRGQRTKNNSRTRKGKRKTVANKKKASK is encoded by the coding sequence ATGGCGAGAATTGCAGGTATTGATTTACCAAAAAACAAAAGAGGCGTTATCGGTTTAACTTATATTTATGGGGTAGGTAGAAGTACATCTACTGAAATCCTTAAAAATGCCGGTATCAGCGAAGACAAGAAAGTCAACGAATGGAATGACGATGAATTGGCTGCAATTAGAACTTATATCTCTGAAAACGTTAAAGTAGAAGGAGAATTGCGTTCTGAAGTGCAATTGAACATCAAGAGATTGATGGACATAGGATGCCAACGAGGAATACGTCACAGACTAGGACTACCTTTAAGAGGCCAGAGAACGAAAAACAACTCTAGAACCCGTAAAGGAAAGAGAAAAACTGTTGCTAACAAGAAAAAGGCAAGTAAATAA
- the rpmC gene encoding 50S ribosomal protein L29, translating into MKKADIKNLSAGDIQNKLAEVKAELTKLKLAHKISPIENPIQIKDLRKTIARLNTELTTKQQ; encoded by the coding sequence ATGAAAAAAGCTGATATTAAAAATTTAAGCGCGGGAGATATTCAAAACAAACTGGCTGAAGTTAAAGCTGAACTTACTAAACTTAAGTTGGCGCACAAAATAAGCCCGATTGAGAACCCGATTCAAATCAAAGATTTGAGAAAGACAATCGCAAGACTGAACACTGAGTTAACCACTAAACAACAATAA
- the rplE gene encoding 50S ribosomal protein L5 has translation MEYIARPKKIYKEKIVPAMMEEFGYKSVMQVPKLEKIILSQGLGDATADKKIIDYAVEELSAITGQKAVGTISKKDEAAFKLRKGMPVGAKVTLRAHKMYEFLDRLTASALPRIRDFSGIKADGFDGRGNYNLGITEQIIFPEIVIDKVKKIQGMDITFVTSAKTDKEAKALLTHFGLPFKKN, from the coding sequence ATGGAATATATAGCAAGACCCAAAAAAATATATAAAGAAAAAATTGTTCCTGCAATGATGGAAGAATTTGGGTACAAGTCAGTAATGCAAGTACCTAAATTAGAAAAAATCATCTTATCTCAAGGTTTAGGTGACGCTACTGCAGACAAAAAGATTATTGATTATGCTGTGGAAGAATTATCCGCAATTACTGGTCAAAAGGCTGTAGGCACTATATCTAAAAAAGATGAAGCTGCTTTCAAACTTAGAAAAGGAATGCCGGTAGGTGCTAAAGTTACTTTAAGAGCTCATAAAATGTATGAATTCTTAGACAGACTTACTGCTTCTGCATTGCCACGTATTAGAGATTTCTCTGGTATCAAAGCTGACGGTTTCGATGGTAGAGGTAATTATAACTTAGGTATTACCGAGCAAATTATCTTCCCTGAGATCGTAATTGATAAAGTGAAAAAAATCCAAGGGATGGACATCACTTTCGTTACATCTGCTAAAACAGACAAGGAAGCTAAAGCATTATTAACTCACTTCGGTTTACCATTCAAAAAGAACTAA
- the rpmD gene encoding 50S ribosomal protein L30 produces MATIKVKQVRSAIGRTKTQKRTLEALGFKKLHQVVEHEATPSILGMIAAVSHLLEVQK; encoded by the coding sequence ATGGCAACAATCAAAGTAAAGCAAGTAAGAAGCGCTATTGGAAGAACAAAAACCCAAAAGAGAACGCTTGAAGCATTAGGATTTAAGAAACTTCACCAAGTTGTAGAACACGAAGCTACGCCTTCTATTTTAGGGATGATAGCTGCAGTTAGTCATTTACTTGAAGTTCAAAAATAA
- the rpsQ gene encoding 30S ribosomal protein S17 — MERNLRKERIGIVSSNKMEKTIVVSETTRVKHPMYGKFVLKTKKYTAHDENNECTEGDTVLIQETRPLSKSKRWRLVRIIEKAK; from the coding sequence ATGGAAAGAAACTTAAGAAAAGAAAGAATCGGAATAGTTTCCAGCAATAAAATGGAAAAGACCATTGTTGTAAGTGAGACTACTAGAGTGAAACACCCGATGTACGGTAAATTCGTATTAAAAACGAAAAAATATACTGCACACGACGAAAACAACGAATGCACAGAAGGAGATACAGTTCTTATCCAAGAAACTAGACCTTTGAGCAAGAGTAAAAGATGGAGATTAGTAAGAATCATTGAAAAAGCTAAGTAA
- the infA gene encoding translation initiation factor IF-1, with protein sequence MAKQKHIEQDGVITEALSNAQFRVELENGHILIAHISGKMRMHYIKLLPGDKVKLEMSPYDLTKGRITFRY encoded by the coding sequence ATGGCAAAACAAAAACATATTGAACAAGACGGCGTTATTACGGAAGCACTTTCGAACGCCCAGTTCCGTGTAGAGCTAGAAAATGGGCATATACTTATCGCTCATATTTCTGGTAAAATGAGAATGCATTATATTAAACTTTTACCTGGAGATAAGGTAAAACTAGAAATGTCTCCCTATGATTTGACAAAGGGGAGAATTACTTTTAGATATTAA